In Campylobacter sp. 2014D-0216, the following proteins share a genomic window:
- the fliH gene encoding flagellar assembly protein FliH, producing MAKLTNVISPDNISSHVVEGYHFKVISEVNSNEEPKAEEAQVQTQITSSTNTPQTEEIQNVEVVSQPQIQPDFVEDLLKKTDEMSGNIIKLQMQIESQEAEFNNRLNTELEHAKEKFIKEGYEEAQKNFENELEALKEKYLKSVEKLENTVQTLNEFLSKNEKELADTAVVIAKEVIAKELEENSSLIALNLAKELMGELKNATKIELKLNPDDFDYVKAHLQEPSNIKFSLDDAINKGSILILSDAGNIESNLNNRLQKIKNMVNE from the coding sequence ATGGCTAAATTAACCAATGTGATCTCACCTGATAACATCTCATCTCATGTAGTTGAGGGTTATCATTTTAAAGTTATAAGTGAAGTAAACTCTAATGAAGAGCCAAAAGCAGAAGAAGCCCAGGTTCAAACACAAATAACATCTTCTACAAATACCCCGCAAACAGAAGAAATTCAAAATGTAGAGGTTGTATCACAACCACAAATTCAACCCGATTTTGTAGAAGATTTACTTAAAAAAACTGATGAAATGTCAGGAAATATCATCAAACTTCAAATGCAAATAGAAAGCCAAGAAGCTGAATTTAATAACCGCTTAAACACAGAATTAGAACATGCAAAAGAAAAATTTATCAAAGAAGGTTATGAAGAAGCGCAAAAGAATTTTGAAAATGAATTAGAAGCTTTGAAGGAAAAATACTTAAAAAGCGTGGAAAAACTCGAAAATACAGTGCAAACTTTAAATGAGTTTTTATCTAAAAACGAAAAAGAATTAGCAGACACTGCGGTGGTAATAGCCAAAGAAGTAATAGCCAAAGAATTAGAAGAAAATTCTTCTCTTATAGCTTTAAATTTGGCAAAAGAACTTATGGGTGAACTTAAAAATGCAACCAAAATAGAGTTAAAATTAAACCCTGATGATTTTGATTATGTTAAAGCACACCTGCAAGAACCAAGTAATATTAAATTTAGTCTTGATGATGCGATTAATAAAGGGAGTATTTTGATATTAAGTGATGCAGGAAATATAGAGTCAAACCTTAATAATCGTTTGCAAAAAATCAAAAATATGGTTAATGAATGA
- the fliG gene encoding flagellar motor switch protein FliG, translating into MIKLSEEQKMVYDDLSMPEKVAIFLIQLGEDVTTVLFSHMDINVITEISRYIALAKNVDKPVATAVLEEFYTLLQSNQYLKSGGLEYAKEILFRTFGPEIANKILEKLTKSMENNQNFAYLSQIKPQQLADFIIKEHPQTIALILAHMETTQAAETLEYFSDELRAEVVIRMANLGDISPSIIKRVSAVLESKLESLTSYKVEVGGPRAVAEVLNRLGQKASKTTLSYIEQSDEKLATTIKDLMFTFDDISQLSTNAIREVLKAADKRDLMIGLKGASEDLKQKFMANMSTRAAEAFVEEMGFLGAVRVKDVEEAQRKVVEVVQKLAEQGLIQVGEADEMIE; encoded by the coding sequence ATGATAAAGCTTAGCGAAGAACAAAAAATGGTCTATGATGACCTTTCTATGCCAGAAAAGGTTGCGATATTTTTAATTCAATTAGGAGAAGATGTAACGACAGTTTTGTTTTCTCATATGGATATTAATGTCATTACAGAAATCTCACGTTATATTGCTTTGGCGAAAAATGTTGATAAACCTGTAGCTACGGCAGTATTAGAAGAATTTTATACTTTATTGCAGTCAAACCAGTATTTAAAAAGCGGTGGTTTGGAATATGCAAAAGAAATTTTATTTAGAACTTTTGGTCCTGAAATTGCCAATAAAATTTTGGAAAAACTTACCAAAAGTATGGAAAACAACCAAAACTTTGCTTATCTTTCACAAATCAAACCACAACAACTTGCAGACTTTATCATTAAAGAGCATCCACAAACCATTGCATTGATTTTGGCGCATATGGAAACTACTCAAGCGGCAGAAACTTTAGAGTATTTTAGCGATGAATTAAGAGCTGAGGTTGTGATTAGAATGGCAAATCTTGGAGATATTTCACCTTCAATCATCAAAAGAGTATCTGCTGTACTTGAAAGCAAACTCGAAAGTCTTACTTCTTATAAGGTTGAAGTGGGTGGTCCAAGAGCTGTTGCTGAAGTACTTAATCGTTTGGGGCAAAAAGCTTCTAAAACAACACTTTCTTATATTGAACAAAGCGATGAAAAACTTGCTACAACCATTAAAGATTTAATGTTTACATTTGATGATATTTCTCAACTTAGTACCAATGCAATTAGAGAGGTTTTAAAGGCTGCTGATAAGCGTGATTTGATGATAGGTTTAAAAGGTGCAAGCGAGGATCTAAAGCAAAAATTTATGGCAAATATGTCTACGCGTGCAGCTGAAGCTTTTGTAGAAGAAATGGGATTTTTAGGTGCAGTACGTGTTAAAGATGTAGAAGAAGCACAAAGAAAAGTGGTGGAAGTGGTGCAAAAACTTGCAGAACAAGGTCTTATCCAAGTGGGTGAGGCTGATGAGATGATAGAGTAA